In Takifugu flavidus isolate HTHZ2018 chromosome 5, ASM371156v2, whole genome shotgun sequence, the following proteins share a genomic window:
- the hs3st1l2 gene encoding heparan sulfate (glucosamine) 3-O-sulfotransferase 1-like 2, with product MLWTVLLALLLLLLLQTQLSVCFRELRSGVSNTAAYSSSSSSSSSSSSPSHNSTQQRLPGAIIIGVRKGGTRALLEMLNLHPDVEVAKAEVHYFNVDEHYRRGLAWYRAQMPFTVPGQLTVEKTPGYFAAPQAPARVWDMNPAVRLLLIVRDPAERLVSDYTQVLHNRLTRNKPYQSLEELLIRHGHIDSGYKALQRSLYHQHLARWLEVFPREQIHVVDGDALIRNPFPELRKAERFLDLSPRISPNNFYYNTTKGFYCLLSAGHDKCLDESKGRPHAPLSAQAFKKLCRYFRKPNKLFFEMVGRSFSWC from the exons ATGCTGTGGACAGTGCTGCTCGCactactgctgcttctgctgctgcagactcaGCTGTCTGTGTGCTTTAGAGAATTACGCAGCGGGGTTTCGAACACAGCTGCctattcctcttcttcttcttcatcatcctcctcttcctcaccttcccATAATAGCACCCAGCAGCGGCTGCCCGGAGCTATTATTATTGGGGTGAGGAAAGGAGGCACCAGAGCCCTGCTGGAAATGCTCAACCTGCATCCAGATGTGGAGGTGGCCAAAGCAGAG GTGCACTATTTTAACGTGGATGAACACTACCGGCGAGGCCTGGCTTGGTACCGAGCTCAGATGCCCTTCACGGTCCCTGGACAGCTGACGGTAGAGAAGACCCCTGGCTACTTTGCGGCCCCCCAGGCCCCTGCGCGCGTGTGGGACATGAATCCTGCCGTCCGGCTCCTGCTAATTGTCCGGGACCCGGCTGAGCGGCTGGTGTCTGACTACACCCAGGTCCTTCACAACCGCCTGACCCGCAACAAGCCCTACCAGTCGCTTGAGGAGCTCCTGATCCGCCACGGCCACATTGACTCCGGGTACAAGGCGCTGCAGAGGAGCCTGTACCACCAGCACCTCGCCCGGTGGCTGGAGGTGTTCCCCAGGGAGCAGATTCATGTGGTGGACGGCGATGCGCTCATTCGGAATCCCTTCCCTGAGCTGAGGAAGGCCGAGAGGTTCCTGGACCTGTCACCTAGGATCAGCCCAAACAACTTCTATTACAACACCACCAAGGGCTTCTACTGCCTGTTGTCTGCTGGACACGACAAGTGCCTGGACGAGTCCAAGGGCCGCCCGCACGCACCGCTGAGCGCCCAGGCCTTCAAGAAGCTTTGCCGCTACTTCAGGAAACCCAACAAGCTGTTCTTCGAAATGGTGGGGAGGTCGTTCTCCTGGTGCTGA
- the LOC130526179 gene encoding uncharacterized protein LOC130526179 has product MNNPPNESHTPCQSWTSQNGWSAPTPESIFSALSGSQHLSMRSPAQRMSYQGLQTPSQSCMVGLTTSPSTHHSSLFRNSLSNSTTPGFDDPAMQSSCHAISFDQEKNLPCEAQQLPLLSPHDPYNQVLPAPASSPSLRDAPTSLPSCGRRRVNTNPPRSGGVNMEFALPHGNDRRHSSTTRECQWVPPTACRENESVPKQGGNVPPGSDVRRSDLLLQRAQLLQRLEELDKCLQSADDGGGVVPSADTYDQCGSSIDTSSQASRNNGTEQPSPGKKKRLYTEQLTEAESEIMGNSSVESGDSDPVYSPGGETDSSEDSAESEGGSSVESRPSSPSTSTTKKSSFPVRKKPKLEISQVGIRPPLRPTNLRKSSNTPVSCTNSKGRRGNEKLNYCLFCSKPQTKVSRHLARIHSDKKEVAAALHHPQNDPERRRIFNRLINEGNFAHNKVVLKTGKGQIAVKKRPKHPRKAGEFLNCLYCKALFLRKSLFKHMKTCPDRKKKETHFGRQILASRCVLEASEDLGITEEFKNILANMIYDRVTQTVLDDELLLQYGELTMEQNRENPKMQHYVRQNLRQIARLLIEAQKTTPIKKLVDVFDPSNFPHVLSAVNILAGYNAENNSYRVASLPVKVGGQLQNICTIVEANAVNSGDDTLAEHAQNFVSEYQKHWNKLVYVGSQTIKKNNIKTRKNAPPPKM; this is encoded by the exons ATGAACAACCCGCCAAATGAAAGCCACACACCCTGCCAGTCATGGACCAGTCAGAACGGCTGGTCCGCTCCAACTCCAGAATCGATTTTCAGCGCACTGTCCGGTTCCCAGCATCTCAGCATGAGATCACCTGCCCAGAGAATGTCCTATCAGGGCCTGCAGACACCCAGCCAGAGCTGCATGGTTGGCCTGACCACCTCTCCATCCACTCACCATTCTTCCCTTTTCAGAAACTCTCTTAGTAACAGTACAACTCCGGGATTTGACGATCCTGCCATGCAAAGTTCCTGCCATGCTATTTCTTTTGATCAAGAAAAGAACCTGCCTTGTGAGGCCCAACAGCTACCACTCCTCTCACCACATGACCCTTACAACCAGGTGCTCCCCGCTCCAGCCTCATCCCCCAGTCTCCGGGACGCACCGACCAGTTTGCCATCTTGTGGACGTCGGCGTGTAAATACCAACCCGCCTCGATCTGGGGGAGTGAATATGGAGTTCGCTCTCCCTCACGGAAACGACCGCAGACACTCTTCAACCACTCGGGAGTGCCAGTGGGTTCCGCCAACAGCATGCAGAG AAAATGAGTCTGTTCCCAAACAAGGGGGCAACGTTCCGCCG GGCAGTGATGTGAGGCGATCAGATCTTTTACTTCAGCGTGCACAACTACTGCAGAGGCTGGAAGAACTGGACAAATGT TTGCAATCGGCAGATGATGGTGGCGGCGTGGTGCCGTCTGCTGACACGTACGATCAG TGTGGTTCATCCATCGACACTTCATCCCAAGCATCCCGAAATAACGGCACAGAGCAGCCGTCACCAGGGAAGAAAAAG CGGTTGTACACGGAACAGCTGACGGAAGCTGAATCAGAG ATAATGGGAAATTCTTCAGTGGAATCTGGAGACAGCGATCCTGTTTACTCTCCAGGTGGGGAAACTGACTCCTCAGAAGACTCAGCGGAGTCTGAAGGCGGCTCTTCAGTCGAGTCCCGTCCCAGTAGCCCGTCCACCAGCACGACGAAAAAATCCTCTTTCCCAGTGAGAAAGAAACCGAAACTGGAAATTTCCCAGGTCGGCATACGCCCGCCGCTGCGTCCGACCAATCTCAGGAAGTCCTCCAACACCCCGGTGTCGTGTACAAATTCTAAAGGGAGGCGAGGAAACGAGAAGCTCAATTACTGTTTGTTTTGCTCTAAGCCTCAGACCAAAGTGTCCCGACATCTTGCGAGGATCCACAGTGACAAAAAGGAGGTGGCTGCCGCGTTGCACCATCCTCAGAACGAcccggagaggaggaggattttcAATCGCTTAATAAACGAGGGCAACTTTGCTCACAACAAAGTTGTTTTGAAAACCGGAAAGGGCCAGATCGCTGTCAAGAAGAGACCCAAGCATCCCAGGAAGGCCGGAGAGTTTCTTAATTGCCTTTATTGCAAAGCCCTTTTTTTAAGGAAGAGTTTGTTCAAACACATGAAAACCTGCCCGGATCGAAAGAAGAAGGAGACGCATTTCGGGCGACAGATCTTGGCCTCGAGGTGCGTGCTCGAAGCCTCCGAAGACCTCGGCATAACCGAGGAATTCAAGAACATCCTGGCCAACATGATATACGACCGCGTGACGCAGACCGTTCTGGACGACGAGCTCCTTCTGCAGTACGGGGAGCTGACAATGGAACAGAACCGGGAAAACCCCAAGATGCAGCATTACGTGAGGCAAAATCTCCGGCAGATCGCGAGGCTCCTCATCGAAGCTCAAAAAACCACCCCGATCAAGAAACTGGTGGACGTCTTCGACCCCTCCAACTTCCCGCACGTCCTGTCCGCCGTCAACATCCTGGCTGGCTACAACGCGGAGAACAACAGCTACCGCGTGGCCTCGCTGCCTGTCAAGGTGGGCGGGcagctgcagaacatctgcaccaTCGTGGAGGCGAACGCCGTGAACAGCGGCGACGACACTCTGGCGGAACACGCGCAAAACTTCGTCTCCGAGTATCAGAAACACTGGAACAAGCTGGTTTACGTAGGCTCGcagaccattaaaaaaaacaacataaagacaagaaagaacgccccccccccgaagaTGTGA
- the LOC130526180 gene encoding uncharacterized protein LOC130526180 encodes MEKLHLLAEKNLRDAPSVENYAVLVKLILTRTLCLNRRTAAEIMSLSLKDFAARKRSDAVGDMDPSVSDLERIMCGSLIRIDVQGRCGVLPVFLKPSLISAMEVFIEVRKVCGIPSENPFLFARPTALTPYNAALCVKQTAAECGAEKPGFLTIRKLRRHYTTMMQLISLDEKEAEQILGSSNLVRTLREDSGAYLDDLHMRLEARLRFERRRASLHPGKHFKLAEFYEEHVAAAKSGAFKTKTVFRHLHVNKWDETEVQAIERHMMDFIKQQKVPQKNDCVKCLEAENEALRDRSWKGVKNYVRNRITTLQNAKKASKTAKKRCVNEDGNESDGVSSDKNQSQHQDGSEGARNTHKHKWGEAEVRAVEKHLMRFIKEQIIPQKIDCVQCLDAEPGALRSRSWKGVKDYIRNRITALQSGRKRRDPAASTPSKTKKQRAAPNRRKGGVKEAVPQSNAQIVQQGRSLQHYNTQISSQGDARGQQAAPWIQSERPGVPQGSTEVSTQQACQPSLKAKRSSKSAAVSSKKVFQSGGKNKWGEEEVQAVERQMMSFIEGHKIPQKNDCVRCLDTEAEALRNRSWKGLKDYVRNRITAHLRQGGTSQTTVSHSDWIRGEEPQPYQHYWTN; translated from the exons ATGGAGAAGCTTCACCTTCTGGCGGAGAAAAACCTCCGAGACGCTCCCTCCGTGGAGAACTACGCCGTCCTGGTGAAGCTGATCCTCACCCGCACCCTGTGTTTAAACCGGAGAACAGCGGCGGAGATCATGTCCCTCAGCCTGAAGGACTTTGCGGCGAGGAAACGGTCGGACGCGGTCGGCGACATGGACCCCTCCGTCTCAGACTTGGAGAGGATCATGTGCGGCTCCTTAATCCGGATTGACGTTCAGGGCAGGTGCGGGGTGCTCCCCGTGTTCCTGAAACCATCCCTCATCTCTGCTATGGAGGTTTTCATAGAGGTCCGCAAGGTGTGCGGCATTCCCAGCGAGAACCCCTTCCTGTTTGCCCGACCGACGGCGCTGACTCCCTATAACGCCGCTTTGTGTGTTAAACAAACCGCTGCAGAATGTGGAGCGGAGAAGCCCGGCTTCCTGACCATCAGGAAGCTGCGGAGGCATTACACGACCATGATGCAGTTGATCAGCCTGGATGAGAAGGAGGCGGAGCAAATCTTAGGTTCCAGTAATCTAGTCCGAACCCTGCGGGAGGACAGCGGCGCTTACCTGGATGATCTACACATGAGGCTAGAAG CACGACTGAGATTTGAAAGAAGACGGGCCAGCCTGCACCCTGGCAAACACTTTAAATTAGCAGAGTTTTACGAAGAGCACGTGGCTGCTGCAAAATCTGGCGCCTTCAAGACCAAAACAG TTTTCAGGCACCTCCATGTGAACAAATGGGATGAAACGGAGGTTCAGGCTATCGAGAGGCACATGATGGATTTCATTAAACAGCAGAAGGTCCCACAGAAAAACGACTGTGTTAAGTGTCTGGAAGCGGAGAACGAAGCACTGAGGGACCGTTCGTGGAAAGGTGTGAAGAACTATGTCAGGAACAGGATCACCACTCTGCAAAATGCCAAAAAAGCCTCTAAAACGGCAAAGAAACGGTGCGTAAATGAGGATGGAAACGAGTCCGATGGCGTTtccagtgataaaaatcagTCTCAGCATCAGGACGGCAGCGAAG GGGCCAGAAATACCCACAAGCACAAATGGGGAGAGGCAGAGGTCCGGGCGGTTGAGAAGCACCTGATGCGTTTTATTAAAGAGCAAATCATCCCTCAGAAAATCGACTGTGTTCAGTGTCTCGACGCCGAGCCAGGAGCCCTGAGGAGCCGCTCGTGGAAGGGGGTGAAGGACTACATCAGAAACAGGATCACCGCCCTCCAAAgcggaagaaagaggagagatcCCGCTGCTTCTACACCCTCGAAGACCAAGAAGCAAAGAGCGGCTCCAAACCGGAGAAAGGGAGGTGTAAAGGAGGCCGTGCCTCAGAGTAACGCACAGATTGTGCAGCAGGGGAGAAGTTTGCAACACTATAACACCCAGATCAGCTCTCAAG GTGATGCAAGAGGACAGCAGGCGGCTCCTTGGATTCAAAGTGAGCGTCCTGGTGTCCCCCAGGGATCTACAGAGGTTTCCACTCAACAAGCATGTCAGCCATCCTTGAAAGCCAAAAGGTCCTCAAAGTCAGCAGCGGTTTCAAGCAAAAAAG TGTTTCAGAGCGGTGGTAAAAATAAATGGGGGGAAGAGGAGGTTCAAGCCGTTgaaagacaaatgatgagtTTCATCGAGGGCCATAAGATCCCCCAGAAGAACGACTGCGTTCGTTGTCTGGACACCGAAGCGGAAGCGCTGAGGAACCGCTCCTGGAAGGGGTTGAAGGACTATGTCAGGAACAGGATCACCGCCCACCTCCGACAAGGTGGAACCTCCCAAACCACAGTGTCGCACAGTGACTGGATCAGGGGGGAGGAACCACAACCTTACCAGCATTACTGGACAAACTGA
- the si:dkey-13n15.2 gene encoding protein transport protein Sec24C produces the protein MKETSQSVMVMDDDGRPRNQSEPHFLSHVGWPEGWSPPPCTQLPSLQHGTQSSPPEQRSCYEHSQASTLEGNDAQRITHYSRLASIDSAAKGKNIPPTSLPLLGKGTQPYMTNQIPLTSTYSQNNAISPPVSHSHTRQMSQNGAGSPYQEQLPISSWVPGPNAYQSPPCSSEPAFGLRNVKTSDGYVQSLASPTSPLHQPPEGITSHYIGNLNIPFSPGSDGDTTPQSPNSRYGLNPELLPSAVKVIAEDQAEWKDKVFVSEPYSQLPPLATTSCTIEDRGNASPLAIRSTTYCVPCEGQVALLTRLPLGALVTPLAKPNAGESPLQVCTEPQCVKGCSWCGASMCPAMGWLDCGQRFHCPFCDKLTEVPWQHYQPTNGVQGARVDKDKRPELSMGSYEVLSAEKGDPAALILAIDVSRPALRGGHLEFLTQQLLNLLGHVEREDGGALSDVRVGLMTYDTHVHLYDLSPVLSRPHMLVITDTEDLQLPVREGLLVRLKDCIDSINSVLQLLPQFSPEGEAPGGVPVELPVKAGLAVLQELSCPGKLLIFHAAPLTESHPSNGSSGFFGSNKPKSIFQPSDRALSLAKECVSQGCGVHMFVLSQQDVGGAWPGHVPYLTGGALHSYSQLQGELDRERFSTDLWRSVEMDTAYKADLRVFVSKDLRVSGCYGLFIPGPDPGHVTMATMNQFTTQAVELAHSRGLDETRGVTIQAVLSYCTQTGDRRTRVHTLTLGCSRHLRDIFRQYQAQTLLTFYCKKIYCAALERPLQELRGELQTDVTEALASYRKHSSSVSVSAGQLVLPQHLRALPVYINSLRKSDVLLPGLRTSVHQRLQQRCQVLGLDTLCISTHFYPLLLPLPLSADSSDPPNPEEPLRCSASSLKPTGVYLVHAPLTLFLWVGAQVPACTLVQLFNTNCFFSLSSGETKLPVLQNQLSLSVRSLINKLNTQVPYARKLWVVKQGDAGEEALQRHLVEDKSPNGGASYADFLYHLHVNSVRLLQ, from the exons ATGAAG GAAACGAGCCAATCAGTGATGGTtatggatgatgatggacgTCCTCGCAACCAATCAGagccacacttcctgtcacatgtggGTTGGCCCGAAGGTTGGTCCCCACCCCCGTGCACCCAACTTCCCAGCCTTCAGCACGGAACCCAGAGCTCGCCTCCTGAGCAGAGGTCCTGCTACGAACACTCTCAGGCTTCCACCCTAGAAGGAAACGATGCACAGCGCATCACACACTATTCTCGTCTTGCATCCATAGATTCAGCAGCCAAAGGGAAAAACATACCTCCaacttctctccctctcctgggCAAAGGAACACAGCCTTACATGACAAACCAGATCCCATTAACCTCAACTTATAGCCAAAACAACGCAATATCGCCCCCAGTTTCGCACTCGCATACACGTCAGATGTCCCAGAATGGAGCTGGGTCACCGTACCAAGAGCAGTTGCCCATCAGCTCTTGGGTACCTGGACCAAATGCATACCAGAGTCCACCATGTTCCTCTGAGCCTGCGTTTGGGCTGAGGAATGTGAAGACTTCTGATGGATATGTGCAAAGTCTGGCCTCacctacctctcctctccatcagcctccagaGGGGATCACGTCCCACTACATAG GCAACCTAAACATTCCCTTCTCCCCTGGCAGCGACGGTGACACCACACCACag tCTCCTAACTCTCGTTACGGCTTGAACCCAGAGCTTCTACCCAGTGCT GTAAAGGTGATTGCAGAGGACCAGGCTGAGTGGAAGGACAAGGTCTTTGTCTCTGAGCCTTATTCTCAACTTCCTCCCCTGGCAACCACATCCTGCACCATAGAAGACaggg GAAATGCGAGTCCGCTCGCCATCCGCTCCACCACGTACTGCGTGCCCTGTGAAGGTCAAGTGGCCCTGCTCACCCGGCTGCCCCTGGGTGCCCTGGTCACCCCTCTGGCGAAGCCAAATGCTGGAGAG AGCCCTCTGCAAGTGTGCACGGAGCCACAGTGCGTGAAGGGATGCAGCTGGTGTGGAGCCTCCATGTGTCCGGCCATGGGCTGGCTGGACTGCGGTCAGAGGTTTCACTGTCCCTTCTGTGATAAACTCACCGAAG TGCCATGGCAACACTACCAGCCCACCAATGGAGTGCAGGGGGCTCGGGTGGATAAAGACAAGAGGCCTGAGCTCAGCATGGGGTCGTATGAGGTCCTCAGTGCTGAAAAG GGCgatcctgcagcactgattcTGGCCATAGACGTGTCCAGGCCCGCGCTGAGAGGAGGACATCTGGAATTTTTAACCCAACAATTACTTAATCTGCTGGGTCATGTGGAGAG GGAGGACGGCGGCGCTTTGTCCGATGTCCGCGTTGGGTTGATGACATATGACACCCACGTCCACCTGTATGACCTCAGCCCTGTGCTGTCCCGCCCCCACATGCTGGTcatcacagacacagaagacctgcagcttcctgtAAGGGAGGGGCTTCTGGTGCGCCTCAAAGACTGTATAGACAGTATCAACAG cgtgctgcagctgctgcctcagtTTAGTCCAGAGGGGGAAGCTCCAGGAGGAGTCCCCGTGGAGCTGCCGGTCAAAGCAGGACTTGCTGTACTGCAG GAGCTGAGCTGTCCCGGAAAACTGCTGATCTTTCACGCTGCTCCTCTGACAGAGTCACATCCTTCAAATGGATCCTCAGGGTTCTTTGGCTCCAACAAACcaaag TCCATCTTCCAGCCGTCAGATCGAGCGCTCTCATTGGCCAAGGAGTGTGTCAGTCAGGGTTGCGGCGTCCACATGTTTGTCCTCTCTCAGCAAGACGTGGGCGGAGCTTGGCCTGGACACGTTCCATATCTAACGGGTGGAGCGTTGCACTCTTACAGCCAGCTTCAG GGAGAACTGGACAGGGAGCGTTTCAGCACAGACCTGTGGAGGAGCGTAGAGATGGACACGGCCTACAAGGCCGACCTCAGGGTGTTTGTCAGCAAAG ATTTACGGGTGTCGGGCTGTTACGGACTTTTTATCCCCGGGCCTGACCCTGGCcacgtcaccatggcaaccatgaACCAGTTTACAACCCAGGCCGTGGAGCTCGCTCACTCCAGAGGGCTGGATGAGACGAGAGGCGTCACCATACAG GCTGTATTATCCTACTGTACCCAGACAGGTGACAGAAGGACCAGGGTTCACACCCTGACCCTGGGCTGCTCACGCCACCTACGGGACATTTTCCGCCAGTATCAGGCCCAAACGCTCCTCACTTTCTACTGCAAAAAAA TCTACTGTGCTGCGTtggagcgccccctgcaggagctgagggGGGAGCTGCAGACGGATGTGACGGAAGCTTTGGCGTCATATcgcaaacacagcagctccgTTTCGGTGTCTGCTGGACAG ctggtccTCCCTCAACACCTccgagcacttcctgtttacattaACAGCCTGAGGAAGAGTGACGTTCTTCTGCCGGGCCTGCGGACCTCCGTTCACCAGCGTCTGCAGCAGCGATGCCAGGTGCTCGGCTTGGACACCCTCTGCATCTCCACACACTTCTaccctctgctgctccctctg CCGCTGTCAGCTGACAGCTCCGACCCTCCAAACCCAGAGGAGCCGCTGCGCTGCTCCGCCAGCAGCCTGAAGCCCACGGGCGTGTACTTGGTGCACGCACCTCTCACGCTGTTTCTCTGGGTAGGCGCTCAAGTCCCAGCATGCACCCTGGTCCAGCTCTTTAACACCAACTGCTTCTTCTCGCTGTCCTCAGGAGAG ACCAAGCTGCCAGTTCTCCAGAACCAGCTGTCCCTCAGCGTTCGATCCCTTATCAACAAGCTGAACACCCAGGTCCCCTATGCTCGCAAG CTCTGGGTGGTTAAACAGGGCGACGCCGGCGAGGAGGCCCtgcagcgccacctggtggaggaCAAGAGTCCAAACGGAGGAGCCTCGTACGCCGACTTCCTCTACCACCTTCATGTCAACTCCGTCCGGCTTCTGCAGTga